Genomic window (Paenibacillus sp. 37):
GCGCCAAGCCCGATGTAGGACAATGAAGAGATGAGCAAAATGATTTTGCCCAGATCAAGACTGGCCAGTACGAGCACATGGCCTGCGATATGTGGAAGCAGATGTTTTCTCATGATACGACCGTCCGACAGTCCGTTGGTCCGGGCGATGCGAATGTAATCCTTTTGGGACTCCGATAAAACCGTACTTCGAACGAGACGCGCATAACTAACCCATTTCACGATTACGATCGCCAACACCAGATTGCCGATTCCGGCTCCTAGCAGACCACTTAGTACAATTGCGACGATGGTATCAGGAAAAGCAAGAAAGGCATCGGCGATCCGCATGAACAGTTTATCGACCCAGCCACGTTTGTAACCCGCGATCAAACCAAATGGAATACCGATCAGCAGTGCAGCACCGAGTGCCAGTAAGCTATAACCCAGTGTTTGGCCGCCACCAAGCAGCAGACGTGTCAGTACATCGCGGCCCAGATGATCGGTGCCGAACGGATGGAGAGCACTTGCCCCCTGCAATCGTCCGCGCAGATCGGTTAACGTGTGATCATGTTTCAGAACTAAAAAGGCATATACGGAGGCCGCGATGACCAGCAGTGCAAATAGCAAACCAACGATCGCCTGCCAGCTATGTTTTTTAGATTTTGTAGTTGAAATGGGCAGGGGCATGGTTTTCATCGGTGGGCCTCCTTTTCCTTGAGTTTCATTTCAGGATTCAAATAACGATAAGACAGGTCAACCGCCGTATTCACGAGGAATACCAAGATCGCCATGATCAGGATGTAACCCTGGATCAATGGATAATCACGCTGACGGATGGCGTCAACGACAAGCTTGCCAATACCCGGATAAGCGAACAACACTTCAATCACGACAACTCCACCAATCAGGCTGCCGAGGCTTACGCCGAATACCGTAATGACAGGCGGCAGACTGTGCCGAAACGCATGAAGCATGAAGATCCGGCCTTCGGATAACCCTCTTGCCCGGGCGGACCGAACGAACTCCTGACTAAGAGAATCTAGCAGGCTGGAACGCAAAAGACGCACATAAACGCTGGAGATGGCAAGTCCCAGCGTCAGAGATGGCAGAATAAGCGAGGTGAATCCATCCCGGCCCATAGTCGGCAGATTGCCGAATCGTACGCCGAACATATCGATCAGGATCAGACCCAGCCAGAAGCTTGGCACCGCCGCACCCACAATGGAGAGCATCCGGCTGCCCCGGTCAATCCAACTTCCGCGATGGAGCGCTGAAAGCGAGCCGAGCGGGATCGCTATCACGAGCATGACCAGCAGAGCGCCTATCGTCAGCTCAGCCGTAGCCGGCAGCGCACGCATCAAGGTCTGCATGACGGGCTGACCTGTCGAATACGATACGCCGAAGTCGAGTCGAACGAAATCGAGCAACCAGTTGCCAAATTGGACAGGAAGCGAATCGTTGAAGCCCATCTCCTCGCGTACAGCTTCGACCTGCTCCTGACTGACAGACAGTTCATCTACGTTCAGGATCGTCAGCACTGGATCACCCGGCGCCAAACGAATGAACAGGAAACTCACAAACATAATGAACAGCAGAAAAATAAATACCTCTAGGAACTTCCGAAGCAAAATGCGAAACATTACATCACGTCCAGCTTATTGGTGATCATGTAATATTCACTGCGGGTGGTAACCCAATTTTTGATCTTCTTGCCGTTGTAGGCCACGATCGTACCCGGATGCAGCACGAATGAATTCAGCACGTTGTCATGCACGTAGTTGGCTGCCTTCTCGGCAAGCTCTGCGCGTTTCTCCGGTGCAACGGTGAGATTCAGCTCGTCGATAATCTTGGTCAGTTCCGGGTCTTCCGATCCGCTGAAGTTAAGAGCACCCTTCGGATGGTACGTTGCATTCAGGTAATAACCTGCATCGCCACGCGGGGCTGTCAAATTACTGTACGTCGCAATATCCCAGTCACGGTTGGATGCCATATAATCTTCTGGCGTGTCAATCTGGCGAATCTGCACGTCGATCCCAATCTTCTTCGCATCAGATTGGAACACTTGAGCAATTAGTGGCAGATCGGCACGAGCCGAATACGTCAGTAGCGTCAGCTGCAATGGTTTGCCATCCTTGGTCATCACGCCGTTTTGCTGCGTGTACCCTGCTTCCTTAAGATAGTTCACTGCAGCGTCAGGCCCGGATTGCTTAGCAGTCTCTGCATATGTTGGCGCGAACGGCAGCGATGGCAGGAATGGTCCGATGGCCGCTTCCCCGTAGCCGAGCAGGATAGTGTCCACGATGCCCTGACGGTCGATCAACGCATCCACCGCACGACGGACGTTAATGTCCTTCATACTCTCCCGCTGCATATTCGTCGTCATCTGATGCACACGGAACGTCGACGTGGACTCCACAGTCATGCCGTCCATTGCTTTGAGCGATTCGAGGCTCTCGACCTCTGGACGGTATACGATATCAACCTGACCAGATTTGAGCGCAAGTGTGCGGGCATTAGCATCTTCATTGAATGAGAATGTAATGGAATCCAGTGGCGATGCTCCGTCCCAATATTCATCATAGCGATCCAGATCCAGCTTGCTGCCTGGGGTAAAAGAGGTCAGCTTGAACGGGCCCGTGCCAATGGGCTTGTTCACAACGTCCGGCTCACTCACGTCGATAATCGCCGTGTTGGGATTCACCAGTTCCGAAGCGAACTCCGGGAACGGCTGAGTTGTGGTGATCTCCAGCTTGTCACCCTCGGCTTCAATCGTATCAATCTTCAGAGCGTTCTGGATGGCTACATTCTCTTCCAGTGCCCGCTCAAGGGATGCCTTAACGGATTCGCCCGTCATCGGCTTACCATTCTGGAAGGTCACATCGTCTCGCAGGTCGATTGTCCAATGCTGACCATCTTCGCTCTCCCAGCTCTCAGCAAGCCATGGAGCAACCGTCAGGTTCTCTTCATCGAGACGAACCAGCGTTTCCGTAATGCCCGCGCGCAGCGGCACATAGCTTGAATCCACATGTGGATCTAGTGAACTGGTGGAGAAGTTATATAGGAAGTGAACATTTTTATTACCGGTGGATGGCTGCGCAGCGGGACTGGACTCAGATGATCCGCAGGCGCTCAACAGTCCAGCGCTCAAGGCCAAGGAGACCAGCGCTAGCAGTGGCGTCTTTTTATTCAAGGTAATGCCCCTTTCTCTTAATCGTAATTATTATTATCTAAACACAATGAGTATTATCTTATCGTAATGATTACGTTTTGACAAGAGTTATATTGGTGTTGGAACGAGAAAAAATCCGACTCTCGGATGAGAGCGGATTCTGCATGTTTTTTGTTACATATGAGGGCTTTATTATAGTTAATTCTCTTCCCGATTTGGGATTGTTTAGATGTATAACTATGCAAGATTCCCCGAAGAGTTACAATCCAGTTTCGTAGTCTTCCAGCAAATGTGACCAATAACCTTCGACATTCTTCATTGCTATCGGATCAATCTGCTCAAAATAACCACGAAATGCTCTGGCATACTCATCTGAGGTATATGTACCCTCCAGTCTCATTTTAGTTGCCAGTTCACTTCTAATTAGATGAAACAAAAAGAAGGTTCCCAAATTCTTATTGAGCATATATACGTTGGACTTATCCAATGATGATGTCGTGAAAAACATATCGCTCCCTTGTTTTAGATAGAGACCATACGAGTCACGCATACCATAACTTGCAAAGTGACCAATCTGAATATATTCCTCTCCCTCAATAACTTTCACTTGGAAAGCTTCAGATTTATAAAAGGAAAAATCATCATATTGTTCTGGAACTCCTATGTCGATTAAAAAATGAGCATTCTCTTCACTTATGCCCCAATCTTTTAGATTAGTAAAGTCATAATTAATTATTTCCGATTCATAGTAGTCCTTTATCTCTACGATATGAAAATCCATGCTCTCACTCCTCTAACTTTTAAAATGCTTGAGCTAGAGCCATAAGACTGATCTAAAAAATCACTGGTGCGTCCAGGCTTCCAGTCCCTCATCACTTATATCAATTGGTGCCTGCTTAGACATGTATTCCGCATGCGCTAGAGGAAAAGCATAGCCACCTGTAATAATTTCACCATGCTTTCTTCTAATGGTTCCTCCTCTTTCGATTAAAAGAATCAAAGGTTCATAGAGATCATGAAACTCCGACGCAATTTCATTTCCGGAATCAAATAATAACAACCATTCCAAGTATGCTTCACACGTTCCTTTTAGGAAACTGTTTTTCAATTCCTTTAATTGAGGACATTTTTTAGTTATATCCAGATCAACGTCATATCCGAATGCACGAGAAGCGTTGAAAAAAGGATACGATGTTTTCAAACGGTATGTAGTGGTCAATATTGCTGCTCTTCTAATATACTCCTGTAATAATGCCATGTTTGAGGGTTCATCTGTTCTACCGGAAGTCCCCCAATTGATGCTGTTTATTCTTTCTATACCTTTACATAATTGATTCATTAATACCTCCTCCTCTAGAGTCAACTACCCGGGGATACTAAGGGTTTTTCAAAGATTTTTTTCTAAAATATCCAATGTAAAAAGTAAATAATAAAAAAATTACTAAACCCACATACCAATCTCTATTAAAGAGGAATACTATCGGAATGAATAAAAATATAATTAAAAATGTCCAATTATATATCTTGTGAATAAATCTCTTTTTTATAAATCCTTCACTGATAATTGCAAATAAGATAATAACATAACTGTAGAGATCAAATGATAGTAAAAATATAGAAATACCTTCTATAGCTGTTGATGCTGAAATAAGAGATAAAATAAAGTACAAAACTAAAATTAATAATATAAAATTTAGATATGCATGAAATAAAGGAATAGCAAACGGTGCGATCTTAGACTTAAAAAAGCTCTCAATAGTTACCACAAGATGACCACTGCTATCACTTGTAATTAACGGGTTAACTTGTTCACTTTTCAAAAAAGAAATTTCTTTTTGAAGTTC
Coding sequences:
- the nikC gene encoding nickel transporter permease, whose translation is MKTMPLPISTTKSKKHSWQAIVGLLFALLVIAASVYAFLVLKHDHTLTDLRGRLQGASALHPFGTDHLGRDVLTRLLLGGGQTLGYSLLALGAALLIGIPFGLIAGYKRGWVDKLFMRIADAFLAFPDTIVAIVLSGLLGAGIGNLVLAIVIVKWVSYARLVRSTVLSESQKDYIRIARTNGLSDGRIMRKHLLPHIAGHVLVLASLDLGKIILLISSLSYIGLGAQPPTPEWGAMLNDSRPYFQSRPELMIYPGLAIVSVVLLANMLGDYLRDRFDVKKEVQP
- a CDS encoding SUKH-4 family immunity protein; the protein is MDFHIVEIKDYYESEIINYDFTNLKDWGISEENAHFLIDIGVPEQYDDFSFYKSEAFQVKVIEGEEYIQIGHFASYGMRDSYGLYLKQGSDMFFTTSSLDKSNVYMLNKNLGTFFLFHLIRSELATKMRLEGTYTSDEYARAFRGYFEQIDPIAMKNVEGYWSHLLEDYETGL
- the nikA gene encoding nickel ABC transporter substrate-binding protein, translating into MNKKTPLLALVSLALSAGLLSACGSSESSPAAQPSTGNKNVHFLYNFSTSSLDPHVDSSYVPLRAGITETLVRLDEENLTVAPWLAESWESEDGQHWTIDLRDDVTFQNGKPMTGESVKASLERALEENVAIQNALKIDTIEAEGDKLEITTTQPFPEFASELVNPNTAIIDVSEPDVVNKPIGTGPFKLTSFTPGSKLDLDRYDEYWDGASPLDSITFSFNEDANARTLALKSGQVDIVYRPEVESLESLKAMDGMTVESTSTFRVHQMTTNMQRESMKDINVRRAVDALIDRQGIVDTILLGYGEAAIGPFLPSLPFAPTYAETAKQSGPDAAVNYLKEAGYTQQNGVMTKDGKPLQLTLLTYSARADLPLIAQVFQSDAKKIGIDVQIRQIDTPEDYMASNRDWDIATYSNLTAPRGDAGYYLNATYHPKGALNFSGSEDPELTKIIDELNLTVAPEKRAELAEKAANYVHDNVLNSFVLHPGTIVAYNGKKIKNWVTTRSEYYMITNKLDVM
- the nikB gene encoding nickel ABC transporter permease; the encoded protein is MFRILLRKFLEVFIFLLFIMFVSFLFIRLAPGDPVLTILNVDELSVSQEQVEAVREEMGFNDSLPVQFGNWLLDFVRLDFGVSYSTGQPVMQTLMRALPATAELTIGALLVMLVIAIPLGSLSALHRGSWIDRGSRMLSIVGAAVPSFWLGLILIDMFGVRFGNLPTMGRDGFTSLILPSLTLGLAISSVYVRLLRSSLLDSLSQEFVRSARARGLSEGRIFMLHAFRHSLPPVITVFGVSLGSLIGGVVVIEVLFAYPGIGKLVVDAIRQRDYPLIQGYILIMAILVFLVNTAVDLSYRYLNPEMKLKEKEAHR